A genomic segment from Geitlerinema sp. PCC 7407 encodes:
- a CDS encoding AI-2E family transporter: protein MSEQRISLSLSGLLTVVGSVLLLVVLWQLRSLLVILMVSVVLAASIAPMVDWAERYRVPRWLGAISAYLLIFLALTGVGLVIGPTVFEQIEQLIRQLPAYAETLRSLIEQWVLRISDTRPELIRQLLDTQSLTNWVIRSSQQVVLRSYGITRGILGGVFSLVLSVFIAGYMLADSQTLVRGFVRLFPKPWDDRLAAQVGPISQRMGGYIRGRLLVSVVLGIATTAGLSFLGLPQYALGLGAIAGVTNLIPFLGPILGAIPALVVALAQGGWLVVWVLILFVIIQNVETYILDPLLVGSSVGVHPLYQLLSVLGGVQLLGILGAVIVPPWFAGASVLVEQLYLRPKLIAERRAASLPRPPQPAPPLPEHLPN, encoded by the coding sequence ATGTCTGAACAGCGAATTTCGCTTTCTCTCTCGGGATTGCTGACTGTGGTGGGGTCGGTGCTGCTGCTCGTGGTGCTGTGGCAGTTGCGGAGCCTGCTGGTGATCTTGATGGTGTCGGTAGTGCTGGCGGCCTCCATCGCACCCATGGTGGACTGGGCCGAGCGCTATCGCGTGCCTCGGTGGCTGGGGGCGATTTCGGCGTACTTGCTGATTTTCCTCGCCCTGACTGGGGTTGGGCTGGTAATTGGGCCAACGGTCTTTGAGCAGATCGAGCAGCTGATCCGCCAGCTGCCCGCCTACGCCGAAACCCTGCGATCGCTCATTGAGCAGTGGGTCTTGCGCATCAGCGACACTCGCCCCGAGCTGATCCGCCAGCTCCTCGACACCCAGTCCCTCACCAACTGGGTGATTCGATCGAGTCAGCAAGTGGTGCTGCGCTCCTACGGCATCACGCGGGGGATTTTGGGCGGAGTTTTTAGTCTGGTGCTGTCGGTGTTCATCGCGGGCTACATGCTGGCCGACAGCCAAACGCTGGTTCGGGGATTCGTGCGCCTCTTCCCCAAGCCCTGGGACGATCGCCTCGCGGCTCAGGTCGGGCCGATCAGTCAGCGGATGGGGGGCTACATTCGGGGACGGCTGCTGGTGTCAGTGGTGCTGGGCATCGCGACGACGGCGGGCCTGAGCTTTTTAGGGTTGCCGCAGTACGCCCTCGGTCTAGGGGCGATCGCCGGTGTCACCAATCTGATTCCTTTTTTGGGTCCCATTCTCGGCGCTATCCCGGCCCTCGTCGTCGCCCTTGCCCAGGGCGGATGGTTGGTGGTTTGGGTGCTGATTTTGTTCGTGATTATTCAAAACGTCGAGACCTACATCCTCGATCCGCTGCTGGTGGGGTCCTCCGTGGGCGTGCATCCGCTGTATCAGCTGCTATCGGTCTTGGGAGGGGTGCAGCTACTGGGGATTTTGGGCGCCGTGATCGTGCCGCCGTGGTTTGCAGGCGCGTCGGTCCTGGTCGAGCAGCTCTATCTGCGGCCCAAGCTGATTGCTGAGCGCCGAGCAGCCTCGCTCCCTCGCCCCCCTCAGCCCGCGCCGCCGCTACCTGAGCACTTGCCAAACTAG
- a CDS encoding Druantia anti-phage system protein DruA, with protein sequence MEEKQKQALKRKILQNLRDYGVIWNEKQHQVIVGDFREVQRKLAERTNLKGQKYKSKVQKYLAQPSDIDISKINPYLVTVESRDEHQRLWAYATSHWSVPVTVGYGRRIRYFVFDRQNNKLIGIVGLCDPVIGLGVRDDESIGWTKDQKTQRLYNCMTAYILGAIPPYNQVLSSKLVALTLMFPKVRKDFYQKYKDSFSVITRENKKPYLAYIDTLGAFGKSSIYNRLINWEFINYTKGQSHLHITANGSWELIRQVVQEDTFETYKFGQGPNWKMRTLRRALRELGLSEEMLSIGWQRGYYRCTLAENWQEYLLGKTNRVVWKSFNQRDLVSYWHKRWVTPRLDVLQASLESYSDQ encoded by the coding sequence ATGGAAGAAAAGCAAAAGCAAGCTCTTAAACGAAAGATTCTTCAAAACTTAAGAGACTATGGAGTTATATGGAATGAAAAGCAACATCAAGTTATTGTTGGAGACTTTAGAGAGGTTCAGCGAAAATTAGCTGAGCGAACAAACTTAAAAGGCCAAAAATATAAGAGTAAGGTTCAGAAATATCTTGCACAACCATCAGACATAGATATATCTAAAATTAATCCCTACCTTGTTACAGTTGAATCCAGAGATGAACATCAACGCCTTTGGGCATATGCTACATCTCATTGGTCTGTTCCCGTTACGGTTGGTTATGGTAGACGTATTCGATATTTTGTCTTTGATCGTCAGAATAACAAACTGATTGGCATCGTTGGTCTTTGTGATCCTGTTATTGGCTTGGGTGTTAGAGATGATGAATCTATTGGATGGACAAAAGATCAAAAGACACAACGTCTATATAATTGTATGACTGCCTATATTCTTGGAGCTATTCCTCCTTACAATCAGGTTCTTAGCTCCAAGTTAGTTGCTCTCACTTTAATGTTTCCAAAAGTTCGCAAAGATTTTTATCAAAAGTATAAAGATAGTTTTTCAGTTATTACCAGAGAAAACAAAAAACCTTATCTTGCTTATATTGATACGTTAGGAGCTTTTGGAAAATCATCAATTTACAACCGCTTGATCAATTGGGAATTTATAAATTACACGAAAGGGCAAAGCCATCTTCACATAACGGCTAATGGTAGCTGGGAACTAATCAGACAGGTTGTTCAAGAAGATACCTTTGAAACTTACAAATTTGGGCAAGGGCCAAACTGGAAAATGCGTACCTTGAGAAGAGCTTTACGTGAGCTTGGATTATCAGAGGAAATGCTTAGCATTGGGTGGCAGCGAGGATATTACCGTTGTACGCTGGCTGAGAATTGGCAAGAGTATCTGTTAGGAAAAACAAATCGAGTAGTTTGGAAAAGTTTCAACCAAAGAGATTTAGTAAGTTACTGGCATAAAAGATGGGTCACTCCCAGACTTGATGTCTTGCAGGCCAGCCTAGAATCATATTCTGACCAGTAA
- a CDS encoding ATP-binding protein codes for MGKVDFGVLYGQKTTEDALLIYSSYEDAKASPQTGDFIVLTPKDEGNTKYLARVEAEIYDEDPIFKSQDKTLIAVHYARIAERELSERDKQKMFSYTYKVRILGTFTDSGSTISFTTAVRKLPVVSYIARHLNKREIEFILNKTNENGVEIGYLCVGETVFKDKGPILFEIEKLRNKRTMVFAQSGFGKTNLVKVLLYHMTRDTSYGKLIFDLNGEYFLRGTHTYGLGDIDDDRIRNNVVVYTDKKLPEDYTKKQRFISGGKVALNMHKHLAVGDILNFGAGFSEVMKSFLLYLDEDGVSNFIENIDDYVETPSNLYRDFSDFFGEPKKDAKGNVKEDVSARKTIMAIRKRIRHLIDEGNLHSRTSKLIEDVFKYLKEGKTVIVDLSLKDNMDASIISTILVRKLFESNKENFTSDEIEKVVNAVVFVEEAQNVLSQEFVKSNANPFVRVAKEGRKFGLGLVAVTQRPSAISDEIRTQAENFFSFHMGNSDDIKALVKSNINYDGVISNFIQRETIAGNLYMVSSDQAFALPVRVTEFEKLVGEKVYPEARFKD; via the coding sequence ATGGGAAAGGTTGATTTTGGCGTTCTTTACGGTCAGAAAACTACTGAAGATGCATTACTAATTTATTCCTCTTATGAGGATGCTAAAGCCAGTCCGCAAACTGGTGATTTCATCGTGCTAACTCCGAAAGATGAGGGAAATACAAAGTATCTCGCAAGAGTCGAGGCTGAAATCTATGACGAAGACCCGATTTTTAAGTCACAGGATAAAACTTTAATTGCTGTACATTATGCTCGAATTGCAGAAAGAGAGCTTTCTGAGCGAGATAAGCAGAAAATGTTTAGCTATACCTATAAAGTACGAATTCTAGGTACGTTTACAGACAGTGGCTCTACAATTTCCTTCACAACGGCTGTAAGAAAATTGCCAGTTGTTTCGTACATTGCGAGGCATCTGAACAAGCGTGAAATAGAATTTATTCTCAACAAAACTAATGAAAATGGTGTTGAGATTGGATATCTCTGCGTAGGAGAAACTGTCTTTAAAGATAAAGGTCCAATTCTGTTTGAGATCGAAAAGCTGCGTAACAAGCGCACAATGGTTTTCGCCCAATCTGGCTTTGGGAAAACCAATCTTGTTAAAGTACTCCTCTATCACATGACTCGTGATACGTCATACGGAAAGTTAATTTTCGATTTAAATGGAGAGTATTTCTTGCGTGGCACTCATACATATGGTTTGGGCGACATTGATGACGATCGAATTCGAAATAATGTCGTTGTTTACACTGACAAGAAACTTCCGGAAGACTATACGAAAAAGCAAAGATTTATTTCTGGCGGCAAAGTTGCTCTCAATATGCACAAGCACTTGGCAGTGGGCGATATATTAAATTTCGGAGCAGGCTTCTCTGAAGTAATGAAATCTTTTCTTCTATATCTTGATGAAGACGGTGTTTCTAATTTCATTGAAAATATTGATGATTATGTCGAAACCCCAAGCAACCTTTACAGAGACTTTTCTGATTTCTTTGGTGAGCCGAAGAAAGATGCAAAAGGAAATGTTAAAGAAGATGTTTCTGCTCGAAAAACGATCATGGCGATTCGAAAAAGGATTCGCCATCTGATCGATGAAGGTAATTTACACTCTAGAACGTCGAAGCTTATAGAAGATGTATTCAAATATTTAAAGGAAGGAAAAACTGTCATCGTTGATTTGTCGCTGAAAGACAATATGGATGCCAGCATTATCTCAACTATTTTAGTTCGTAAGCTATTTGAGAGTAACAAGGAAAACTTTACTTCAGATGAAATAGAGAAGGTTGTTAATGCCGTTGTTTTTGTGGAGGAAGCTCAAAATGTCTTATCTCAGGAGTTCGTTAAGTCTAATGCCAATCCATTTGTCAGAGTTGCAAAAGAAGGACGTAAATTTGGACTTGGATTAGTCGCCGTAACGCAACGTCCTTCTGCAATTTCTGATGAAATCCGGACTCAGGCAGAAAATTTCTTTTCCTTCCATATGGGTAACTCTGATGATATCAAGGCACTTGTGAAGTCCAATATCAACTATGATGGAGTGATCTCAAACTTTATTCAACGTGAGACGATTGCCGGTAATCTCTATATGGTTTCGTCAGACCAAGCCTTTGCCCTTCCTGTTCGAGTTACTGAATTTGAAAAGCTGGTAGGGGAGAAAGTATACCCAGAAGCTAGATTCAAAGATTAA
- a CDS encoding DNA double-strand break repair nuclease NurA, producing MLRKEIPDSAIELVAKHINTRSNKNYGIPVIGNEENIETPQFFEIIPFDHIDSSNRRFYAIDGSYNSEQFYNGLCIAIYAAGYICFHRGRQIRMNSLDDPVILGKAYYPQNILITHQDHLIAIYDEFLTLEPVKNLLNFLNEKPEEIFPYKKEQVCTNLSTLLGFCQEVLEIALILEVIDLTGTKPGDFILRDGTLRPLQVKQKYLVRLGKYAYEKGVTIVAVTKQSPIKMELAYTFKQIDNYLQDQLKYEYPFTEKDPKRKKLCCWFEVPDVILKSAYQGDMFIKKSLRGGRGFGLFFAARLDYVEKLQNYDWLIIDANIFNAIPQIELENFARDRTELDCIFKELTRLTQEHYILGYPYPLCEAHNFISLKKNFKEEIIARLKYSLYRDQRMDNVDIENLFLDMHERF from the coding sequence ATGCTCAGAAAAGAGATACCTGACAGTGCTATTGAGTTAGTGGCTAAACATATCAATACAAGAAGCAATAAAAATTATGGTATTCCTGTAATTGGAAATGAAGAAAATATAGAAACTCCACAATTTTTTGAGATTATTCCTTTTGATCACATAGACAGTAGCAATAGGCGTTTTTATGCAATCGATGGCAGCTACAACAGTGAACAGTTTTATAACGGTTTATGCATTGCTATTTATGCAGCTGGGTATATCTGTTTTCATAGAGGTCGACAGATTCGGATGAATTCCCTAGATGATCCAGTCATACTAGGTAAAGCATATTATCCACAAAATATTTTGATTACCCATCAAGATCACCTGATCGCTATTTACGATGAATTTTTAACTTTAGAACCTGTAAAAAATCTACTCAATTTTCTAAACGAGAAGCCAGAAGAAATCTTTCCATATAAGAAAGAACAAGTTTGCACAAACCTATCAACATTGTTGGGATTTTGCCAAGAAGTCTTAGAAATCGCCCTCATTTTGGAAGTCATTGATTTGACAGGAACAAAACCAGGAGATTTCATTTTACGAGATGGCACACTACGTCCTTTGCAAGTTAAGCAGAAGTATTTAGTGAGGCTAGGAAAATATGCCTACGAAAAAGGTGTAACAATAGTCGCTGTCACGAAGCAGTCTCCTATCAAAATGGAGCTTGCTTATACATTCAAGCAGATAGACAACTATCTACAAGATCAGCTTAAGTACGAGTATCCCTTCACGGAAAAAGATCCAAAACGCAAAAAGCTTTGTTGTTGGTTTGAGGTTCCCGATGTAATCCTTAAGTCAGCATATCAAGGTGATATGTTTATTAAAAAATCCCTTCGCGGAGGACGAGGATTTGGATTATTTTTTGCAGCCAGGTTGGACTACGTTGAAAAATTGCAAAACTATGACTGGCTCATAATAGATGCGAATATTTTCAATGCAATTCCCCAAATCGAATTAGAAAATTTTGCAAGAGATAGAACAGAACTAGATTGTATATTTAAGGAATTAACCCGCCTTACTCAAGAACATTATATTCTTGGCTATCCTTATCCGTTATGTGAAGCTCACAATTTCATATCACTAAAGAAAAATTTTAAAGAGGAAATTATAGCTCGCCTAAAATATTCTCTTTACAGAGATCAAAGGATGGACAATGTTGATATCGAAAATCTTTTTCTAGATATGCACGAAAGATTTTAG
- a CDS encoding GTP-binding protein: MQSAVNPDQSSAMEVPKHGLPVTIITGFLGSGKTTLLNHILSNQEGLKTAVLVNEFGEIGIDNELIISSSDDMVELSNGCICCTINSDLQDAVYRVLERDDKVDYLVVETTGVADPLPVALTFLGTELRDLTRLDSIITTVDCENFSIDLFNSQAATNQLMYGDIILLNKVDLVDEADVDALELRVRDMKQDARIVRTVQSQVPLPLILSVGLFESDKYFETAQQPSGHDHHDHHDHDHHDHGHHDHHDHEHHAHGADHEDHSACDHDHGHCTHDHDHDHHHHHSDHLAVDGFVSISFQSDRPFAIRKFQYFLDNQLPESVFRAKGILWFDESPKRHIFHLSGKRFSLDDDEWKGAPKNQLVLIGQNLDREGLLSQLENCLGTASTGRAKGFGK; the protein is encoded by the coding sequence ATGCAATCAGCAGTCAATCCTGACCAATCTTCTGCGATGGAAGTCCCCAAGCACGGGCTTCCGGTCACCATCATCACCGGCTTTTTGGGCAGCGGCAAAACGACCCTGCTCAACCACATCTTGAGCAATCAAGAAGGCCTCAAAACCGCTGTGCTGGTGAATGAATTTGGGGAGATCGGCATCGATAATGAGCTGATCATCTCTAGCTCGGATGACATGGTGGAGCTGAGCAACGGCTGTATCTGCTGCACGATCAACAGCGATCTTCAAGATGCGGTGTATCGCGTCTTGGAGCGAGACGACAAGGTAGATTACCTGGTGGTGGAGACGACGGGGGTGGCAGACCCGCTGCCAGTGGCTCTGACCTTTTTGGGAACGGAGCTGCGGGACTTGACCCGTCTGGACTCCATCATTACGACGGTGGACTGCGAAAACTTCAGCATTGACCTGTTCAACAGTCAGGCTGCCACCAATCAGCTCATGTACGGCGACATCATCTTGCTAAACAAGGTGGATCTGGTGGACGAAGCAGACGTGGACGCCCTAGAGCTGCGGGTTCGCGACATGAAGCAGGACGCGCGCATTGTGCGGACGGTGCAGTCCCAGGTGCCGCTGCCGCTGATTTTGAGCGTGGGCCTGTTTGAGTCGGACAAGTATTTCGAGACGGCCCAGCAGCCAAGCGGCCATGATCACCACGATCACCATGACCACGATCATCACGATCATGGCCATCACGATCACCATGATCATGAGCATCACGCCCATGGCGCGGACCACGAGGACCATTCGGCCTGCGATCACGACCATGGCCACTGCACCCACGACCACGATCACGACCACCATCATCACCACTCCGATCACCTGGCAGTGGATGGGTTTGTGTCGATTTCGTTCCAGAGCGATCGCCCCTTTGCGATTCGCAAGTTCCAGTATTTCCTAGACAACCAGCTGCCCGAGAGTGTGTTCCGGGCGAAGGGCATTCTCTGGTTTGACGAGAGCCCCAAGCGCCACATTTTCCACCTCAGCGGCAAGCGTTTTTCCCTCGATGATGATGAGTGGAAAGGCGCGCCCAAAAATCAGCTGGTGCTGATTGGCCAAAACCTCGATCGCGAGGGGCTGCTCTCGCAGCTGGAAAACTGCCTAGGTACGGCTTCGACTGGTCGAGCAAAGGGATTCGGCAAGTAG
- the cysS gene encoding cysteine--tRNA ligase — MTLTLYNSLTRHKEPFEPLEAGKVRMYCCGVTVYNYCHIGHARSYIVWDTIRRYLAWRGYDVRYIQNFTDIDDKILKRAKEEGSTMEAVSERYIDAYFEDMRRLNILDADEYPRATHTIDGIKRLIHELESKGYAYASDGDVYYSVRHFDQYGKLSGRKLEDMQAGASGRVDNADPDAPKKRDPFDFALWKGARPGEPAWESPWGQGRPGWHIECSAMVRDRLGDSIDIHVGGADLVFPHHENEIAQSEAVTGHPLARYWLHNGMLNIDGEKMSKSLGNFTTIRDLLDSGVDPMVLRLFFLQAHYRKPMDFTEESFQSARNSWDTLREGLLFGYEYGAALGWSDAQSANFGQPDPAQVPSSDAVSRFQTAMDDDFNTAGAVAVLFELAKELRREGNLITHQGQAEANAQTLREIWNTLLVLGDVLGLMAKPESADSAGEGLSDEAIEALIQQRAEARKAKNFAEGDRIRDELQAQGIVLLDQAGGVTRWHRA, encoded by the coding sequence ATGACCCTAACGCTTTACAACTCCCTCACCCGCCACAAAGAACCCTTCGAGCCCCTAGAAGCCGGGAAAGTGCGGATGTATTGCTGTGGCGTCACGGTCTACAACTACTGCCACATCGGCCACGCCCGCTCCTACATCGTCTGGGACACCATTCGGCGCTACCTGGCGTGGCGCGGCTACGACGTTCGCTACATCCAAAACTTCACCGACATCGACGACAAAATCCTCAAACGGGCCAAGGAAGAAGGCTCCACCATGGAGGCCGTCTCCGAGCGCTACATCGATGCCTACTTCGAGGACATGCGTCGCCTGAATATCCTGGACGCGGACGAGTATCCCCGCGCCACCCACACCATCGACGGCATCAAGCGCCTGATCCACGAGCTAGAAAGCAAGGGCTACGCCTACGCCTCCGACGGCGATGTTTACTATTCGGTGCGCCACTTTGATCAGTACGGCAAGCTCTCTGGCCGCAAGCTGGAGGACATGCAGGCGGGGGCGAGCGGCCGGGTTGACAACGCTGATCCGGATGCCCCCAAAAAGCGCGACCCCTTTGACTTCGCGCTGTGGAAAGGGGCGCGGCCCGGCGAGCCCGCCTGGGAATCGCCCTGGGGCCAGGGACGTCCTGGCTGGCACATCGAGTGCTCGGCCATGGTGCGCGATCGCCTGGGAGACTCCATCGACATCCACGTCGGCGGCGCAGACCTAGTTTTCCCCCACCACGAAAACGAAATCGCCCAATCTGAAGCCGTGACAGGGCATCCCCTGGCCCGCTACTGGCTCCACAACGGCATGCTGAACATCGATGGCGAGAAGATGTCCAAATCCCTGGGCAACTTCACCACCATCCGGGACTTGCTCGACAGCGGCGTTGATCCGATGGTGCTGCGCCTGTTCTTCCTGCAAGCCCACTACCGCAAGCCGATGGACTTCACCGAAGAGTCTTTCCAGTCGGCCCGCAATAGCTGGGATACCCTGCGCGAGGGGCTGCTGTTTGGCTACGAGTACGGCGCAGCCCTCGGCTGGAGTGACGCGCAATCGGCGAATTTCGGGCAGCCGGACCCGGCCCAGGTACCGAGCAGCGACGCCGTGAGCCGGTTCCAGACGGCGATGGATGATGACTTCAACACGGCGGGCGCGGTTGCGGTGCTGTTCGAGCTGGCCAAGGAGCTGCGGCGCGAAGGCAACCTGATCACCCACCAGGGCCAGGCCGAGGCGAATGCCCAGACGCTGCGCGAGATTTGGAATACGCTGCTCGTCCTGGGTGACGTGTTGGGGCTGATGGCCAAGCCAGAGAGCGCCGACTCGGCGGGTGAGGGCCTGAGCGATGAGGCGATCGAAGCGCTGATCCAGCAGCGAGCTGAGGCCCGCAAAGCCAAGAACTTTGCAGAGGGCGATCGCATTCGTGACGAGCTCCAGGCCCAAGGCATCGTTTTGCTAGACCAAGCGGGGGGCGTGACTCGCTGGCACCGCGCCTAG
- a CDS encoding glucose 1-dehydrogenase gives MKGLQGKNVLVTGASTGIGRAIALRFAQEGANVAINYYNSADEAAETLESVQKTCGSIRDCGVGDLVVQADVSKEEDVAKMFQTVIEAWGRLDILVNNAGIQKEAPSHELEANSFDKIIGINLRGAYLCSREALRHFLSRDGGGSILNVSSVHEIIPRPEYLSYSISKGGMGNLTRTLALEYANKGIRVNGIGPGATATPINDWAERPEEEQQVASHIPMGRVGEAEEMAAAAAFLSSDEAAYITGQTLYIDGGLTLYADFRENWSA, from the coding sequence ATGAAAGGCTTGCAGGGAAAGAACGTGCTGGTTACTGGCGCGAGTACTGGCATCGGGAGGGCGATCGCCCTTCGATTTGCCCAGGAAGGAGCCAATGTTGCCATCAACTATTACAACAGCGCCGATGAAGCCGCAGAAACTCTCGAATCTGTGCAGAAAACTTGCGGTTCCATTCGCGATTGTGGCGTCGGAGATCTGGTCGTTCAGGCTGACGTTTCCAAAGAAGAAGACGTCGCGAAAATGTTTCAAACCGTTATTGAAGCATGGGGTCGGCTAGACATTTTGGTCAACAACGCCGGCATTCAAAAAGAAGCCCCTTCCCACGAGCTAGAAGCTAACAGTTTCGACAAAATTATTGGTATTAATTTGCGAGGCGCTTACCTGTGCTCGCGGGAGGCGCTGCGCCACTTTTTGAGCCGAGACGGTGGCGGCTCCATTCTCAATGTCTCCAGCGTTCACGAAATCATTCCCCGCCCCGAATATCTCAGCTACTCCATCAGCAAAGGAGGCATGGGCAACCTGACCCGCACCCTCGCCTTGGAGTATGCCAACAAAGGCATTCGCGTGAACGGCATTGGTCCCGGCGCGACGGCCACCCCGATCAATGACTGGGCCGAGCGCCCCGAAGAAGAGCAGCAGGTCGCGTCCCACATTCCCATGGGGCGAGTGGGCGAAGCTGAGGAAATGGCGGCGGCGGCGGCCTTTTTGTCATCGGACGAGGCCGCCTACATCACCGGCCAAACCCTCTACATCGACGGCGGCCTCACTCTCTACGCAGACTTCCGGGAGAACTGGTCCGCCTAG
- a CDS encoding DUF1993 domain-containing protein — MTNQQLNSIKTIFQRRLTTLEHLLKVAQTHFNDDESFLQARIAPDMLPLGTQIAFTCNQPRNFALWCDGKPMDNLNPEVTSLAQAYDHIKNTQSLLDSINTEDEKLNGVTCHKIAPGFSLELSGIDYVNEFLMPNFYFHLVTTYDILRMSGVAIGKKDYMMHLMPFLKQE, encoded by the coding sequence ATGACAAACCAACAACTAAACTCAATCAAAACTATTTTTCAGCGCCGACTAACCACTCTTGAGCACTTATTAAAAGTAGCTCAGACTCACTTTAACGATGATGAGTCTTTTCTTCAGGCACGCATTGCGCCTGACATGCTTCCCTTGGGCACACAGATCGCCTTCACCTGCAATCAGCCGCGCAACTTTGCCCTGTGGTGCGACGGCAAACCGATGGACAATCTCAACCCAGAAGTGACGTCCCTCGCCCAGGCCTATGACCACATCAAAAATACTCAGTCTCTGCTTGATAGCATCAACACCGAAGACGAAAAGCTAAACGGAGTTACTTGCCACAAGATAGCTCCTGGCTTTTCCCTAGAGCTTTCGGGCATTGACTACGTCAACGAATTCTTGATGCCCAACTTCTACTTTCACTTAGTCACCACCTATGACATTCTTCGGATGTCTGGCGTGGCCATTGGCAAGAAAGACTACATGATGCACCTGATGCCCTTCCTCAAACAAGAATAA
- a CDS encoding three-Cys-motif partner protein TcmP — MTGNSFFDEQKEQSLIKARIVEKYFWVWAKVIISTIKSSRKPIPNPRIAYIDLFAGAGRYKDGSKSTPVKVLETAISDPDMQKMLVSIFNDADVANVNSLQQAIDAIPGIENLNYSPQILNHEVGEKIVKTFQERRLIPTLFFVDPWGYKGLSLQLINSVVKNWGCDCIFFFNYNRINMGLGNDAVREHMSALFGKIRAEQVRERLRELSPQERELTVVEAICESLQEMGGQYVLPFRFRHELGNRTSHHLIFVSKHVKGYEIMKEIMAKESSDQIQGVASFEYNPASLQQPFLFELTRPLDELEFMLLEKFSGKTMRMKEIYDLHHVGRPYISKNYKTALINLEIKGEITVCSPIGKKRRKGTFADNLIVTFPVKQ; from the coding sequence ATGACTGGAAACTCCTTCTTCGATGAACAAAAGGAACAATCTTTAATCAAAGCCAGAATTGTCGAAAAGTATTTCTGGGTTTGGGCGAAGGTCATTATCTCAACAATTAAGTCATCAAGAAAACCAATTCCAAATCCGAGAATTGCATATATTGATCTTTTTGCTGGTGCAGGGCGATATAAAGATGGCTCAAAATCAACACCTGTAAAGGTCTTGGAAACAGCTATTTCAGATCCAGATATGCAAAAAATGTTGGTATCAATCTTCAATGACGCTGACGTTGCAAATGTTAATTCTCTTCAGCAAGCAATAGATGCAATTCCAGGTATAGAGAATTTAAATTATTCCCCTCAAATATTGAATCATGAAGTAGGAGAAAAGATTGTTAAAACTTTTCAAGAACGAAGACTAATTCCCACTTTATTTTTTGTTGATCCTTGGGGTTATAAGGGGTTATCTCTCCAACTTATAAATTCAGTTGTCAAAAACTGGGGTTGTGATTGCATCTTCTTCTTTAACTACAACCGTATCAACATGGGTTTAGGCAATGACGCTGTTCGAGAGCATATGAGTGCGCTATTTGGAAAAATACGAGCAGAGCAAGTTCGTGAGCGATTAAGAGAGCTTAGTCCACAAGAACGTGAGTTAACTGTTGTGGAAGCAATCTGTGAATCATTACAAGAAATGGGTGGTCAGTATGTTCTTCCATTTCGATTTAGACATGAACTTGGAAATCGAACTAGCCATCACCTTATCTTTGTGAGTAAGCATGTCAAGGGCTATGAAATAATGAAAGAAATAATGGCTAAAGAAAGTTCCGATCAAATACAAGGTGTAGCATCTTTTGAGTATAATCCTGCGTCTCTTCAGCAACCATTTCTCTTCGAGCTTACTCGTCCTCTTGATGAACTAGAATTTATGTTGCTAGAGAAGTTTTCTGGCAAAACTATGAGAATGAAAGAAATCTATGATCTGCACCATGTCGGCAGACCATATATCAGCAAAAACTACAAAACTGCTCTCATTAACCTTGAAATCAAAGGCGAAATCACTGTTTGCTCACCTATTGGTAAAAAACGCCGGAAAGGTACATTCGCGGATAACCTAATAGTTACATTTCCAGTTAAGCAATGA